In Achromobacter xylosoxidans A8, a single window of DNA contains:
- a CDS encoding beta-propeller fold lactonase family protein: MHFVRYALFGVGMALSAAAASAPIFVLNSLDANVSIVDPATYKELRRVPTGKEPHHLYLTPDEKSLMVANATSDSITLMDPKTGEVQRTLTGIVDPYQLQFSPDMKWFVTAANRLDHIDIYSWHPLEKGFDLKLVKRIQAGKTPSHIMIDKNSTTAYVTLQDSDQLIAIDLATQTPKWTVSVGKTPADVFLTPDQKTLLVALTGDSYVEAYDVSNGPAKLVTRIKTAAGAHAFRAQGDHRHLFVSNRTANSISRIDLQTLAVTDTFPVPGGPDCMDVLADGKTLLVTSRWARKLTVVDLEQKKVVNQVPVGKSPHGVWTLNHAPTR; the protein is encoded by the coding sequence ATGCATTTTGTCCGCTACGCCCTGTTCGGCGTAGGGATGGCGCTGAGCGCCGCGGCGGCCTCGGCCCCGATTTTCGTCCTGAACTCCCTGGACGCCAACGTCAGCATCGTTGATCCGGCCACCTACAAGGAATTGCGGCGCGTGCCCACGGGCAAAGAGCCGCATCACCTGTACCTGACCCCCGACGAAAAGTCGCTCATGGTGGCCAACGCCACCAGCGATTCGATCACGCTGATGGATCCCAAGACCGGTGAAGTGCAGCGCACGCTGACCGGCATCGTCGATCCCTACCAGCTGCAGTTTTCGCCGGACATGAAGTGGTTCGTGACCGCCGCCAACCGCCTGGACCACATCGACATCTATTCCTGGCATCCGCTGGAAAAGGGCTTCGACCTCAAGCTGGTCAAGCGCATCCAGGCCGGCAAGACGCCCAGCCACATCATGATCGACAAGAACAGCACCACGGCCTACGTGACGCTGCAGGACAGCGATCAGCTCATCGCCATCGACCTGGCCACGCAGACGCCGAAGTGGACGGTGTCGGTGGGCAAGACGCCGGCCGACGTGTTCCTGACGCCTGATCAGAAGACCCTGCTGGTGGCGCTGACCGGCGACTCCTACGTCGAGGCCTACGATGTCAGCAACGGCCCGGCCAAGCTGGTGACGCGCATCAAGACCGCCGCGGGCGCCCACGCCTTCCGCGCGCAGGGCGACCACCGCCATCTGTTCGTCAGCAACCGCACCGCCAATTCCATCAGCCGCATCGACCTGCAGACGTTGGCCGTCACCGACACCTTCCCGGTGCCGGGCGGCCCGGACTGCATGGACGTGCTGGCCGACGGCAAGACCCTGCTGGTCACCTCGCGCTGGGCACGCAAGCTCACGGTGGTGGACCTTGAGCAGAAGAAGGTCGTCAATCAGGTGCCGGTGGGCAAGTCGCCTCACGGCGTCTGGACCTTGAACCATGCTCCGACGAGGTAA
- a CDS encoding polysaccharide deacetylase family protein gives MLALAFPALGTAAPATCDKPVYLTFDTGHMGVAPLIADVLARHNVKVTFFLANERTLTDGSSLDDVWAPWWKARAAEGHVFGSHTYDHVYWQADLPGGKFRVKPSAGPDAGKRAEWTPEQYCAEIKRSVTRFHQMTGKNMLPIYRAPGGKTSPALLKAAKACGFEHVGWAPAGFLGDELPSDKYPNARLLDQALRTIKPGDILLAHLGIWSRQDPWAPAVLEPLIVGLQRKGYCFATLDAHPSYRDWIATHH, from the coding sequence ATGCTCGCGCTGGCCTTTCCCGCCCTGGGAACGGCCGCGCCTGCCACCTGCGACAAGCCGGTCTACCTGACTTTCGATACCGGCCACATGGGCGTGGCCCCGCTGATCGCCGACGTGCTGGCCCGCCACAACGTCAAGGTCACCTTCTTCCTGGCCAACGAGCGCACGCTGACCGACGGCTCCAGTCTGGATGACGTGTGGGCGCCGTGGTGGAAGGCGCGCGCGGCCGAAGGCCATGTCTTCGGTTCGCACACCTACGATCACGTCTATTGGCAGGCCGACCTGCCCGGCGGCAAGTTCCGCGTCAAGCCCAGCGCCGGTCCGGACGCGGGCAAGCGCGCCGAATGGACGCCCGAGCAGTATTGCGCCGAGATCAAGCGGTCCGTCACCCGTTTCCACCAGATGACGGGCAAGAACATGCTGCCGATCTACCGTGCGCCCGGCGGCAAGACCTCGCCCGCGCTGCTGAAGGCGGCCAAGGCCTGCGGCTTCGAGCATGTGGGCTGGGCGCCCGCCGGCTTCCTGGGCGATGAACTGCCCAGCGACAAGTATCCCAACGCCCGCCTGCTGGATCAGGCCCTGCGCACCATCAAGCCCGGCGACATCCTGCTGGCCCACCTGGGCATCTGGTCGCGCCAGGACCCCTGGGCGCCGGCCGTGCTGGAGCCGCTGATTGTCGGTTTGCAGCGCAAGGGCTATTGTTTTGCTACCTTGGACGCGCACCCGTCCTACCGCGACTGGATCGCTACTCATCATTGA
- a CDS encoding sterol desaturase family protein has translation MDTLSQFFGECQQWLFETAIQPALFHLGMSNFIEDGYDATMWLLVGLLQIAVLVLIFGPLQRLRPVEAVTDRRQIGIDVLYTLIHRLGAFRLLLFFTVDPLWDSVFGQLHVWGFAAFQLDQYWPGVTDKAWVSLIIYLLLFDAVDYFYHRAQHRFGWLWALHAVHHSQRQMTIWSDDRNHLLDDMLRDVLVVFVSQLVGVPPAQFVMVVAITQLAQSFSHANLRMHFGAIGERLLVSPRFHRHHHSIAYDASSPGPMGGYNFGALFPIWDVLFRTARFGVGYGPTGIHDQQAELGGRDYGRSFWSQQWLGLKRMVGRDREPAAAPPAPPASAERA, from the coding sequence ATGGATACGCTTAGTCAATTCTTCGGAGAGTGCCAGCAATGGCTCTTCGAAACGGCGATTCAGCCCGCGCTGTTCCACCTGGGCATGAGCAACTTCATCGAAGACGGCTACGACGCCACCATGTGGCTGCTGGTCGGCCTGCTGCAGATCGCGGTGCTGGTGCTGATATTCGGCCCCTTGCAGCGCCTGCGCCCCGTGGAGGCCGTGACCGACCGCCGCCAGATCGGCATCGACGTGCTGTACACGCTGATCCACCGCCTGGGCGCGTTCCGCCTGCTGCTGTTCTTCACCGTGGACCCGCTGTGGGACAGCGTGTTCGGCCAGTTGCACGTCTGGGGCTTCGCGGCCTTCCAGCTGGACCAGTACTGGCCCGGCGTCACGGACAAGGCCTGGGTCAGCCTGATCATCTACCTGCTGCTGTTCGACGCGGTGGACTACTTCTACCATCGCGCCCAGCATCGTTTCGGTTGGCTCTGGGCATTGCATGCTGTGCACCATAGCCAGCGCCAGATGACGATCTGGAGCGACGACCGCAACCATCTGCTGGACGACATGCTGCGCGACGTGCTGGTGGTATTCGTGTCGCAGCTGGTGGGCGTGCCGCCCGCGCAGTTCGTCATGGTGGTGGCCATCACCCAGCTGGCGCAGAGTTTCTCGCACGCCAATCTGCGCATGCATTTCGGCGCCATCGGCGAGCGCCTGCTGGTCAGCCCGCGCTTTCACCGCCATCACCACTCCATCGCCTACGACGCGTCTTCGCCAGGGCCGATGGGCGGCTACAACTTCGGCGCGCTGTTCCCCATCTGGGACGTGCTGTTCCGCACCGCCCGCTTCGGCGTGGGCTACGGCCCTACCGGCATCCATGACCAGCAGGCGGAACTGGGCGGGCGCGATTACGGCCGCAGCTTCTGGTCGCAGCAGTGGCTGGGCTTGAAGCGCATGGTCGGCCGCGACCGCGAGCCTGCCGCCGCGCCACCGGCGCCGCCGGCTTCCGCGGAACGCGCCTGA
- a CDS encoding acyl-CoA thioesterase yields the protein MDEAFSHQLSMTILMTPDMANFSGNVHGGTILKYLDQVAYACASRYAGQYVVTLSVDQVVFREPIHVGELVTFLAAVNYTGRTSMEIGIKVVTEDIRKKLVRHTNSCYFTMVAVDEQGAPTAVPPLEPRNLEEKQRMEAARLRRELRQEMERRHGEIKRETTHDGQP from the coding sequence ATGGACGAAGCCTTTAGCCACCAACTGTCGATGACCATCCTGATGACGCCGGACATGGCGAATTTCTCGGGAAATGTGCACGGCGGAACCATCCTCAAGTACCTGGACCAGGTGGCCTACGCCTGTGCCAGCCGGTACGCCGGCCAATATGTGGTGACCCTGTCCGTGGACCAGGTGGTGTTCCGCGAACCCATCCACGTGGGCGAACTGGTGACCTTCCTGGCAGCCGTGAACTACACCGGCCGCACCTCGATGGAAATCGGCATCAAGGTCGTCACCGAGGACATCCGCAAGAAGCTGGTGCGCCACACCAACAGCTGTTACTTCACGATGGTGGCGGTGGATGAGCAGGGCGCGCCGACCGCGGTGCCGCCCCTGGAACCGCGCAACCTGGAAGAAAAGCAACGCATGGAAGCCGCGCGCCTGCGCCGCGAACTGCGCCAGGAAATGGAACGCCGGCACGGCGAGATCAAGCGGGAGACCACGCACGACGGTCAGCCCTGA
- a CDS encoding DUF1254 domain-containing protein, with product MRRLVALALSFAAVAALAPAAPVVAAPSAPTPAAAATEAAHQAAMEGYLYFYPLVTMDLTRRQFTHPSRGAEGAPANTFRHGRALPQPGAATPWANPDMLRSAAWLDLTSGPVVLSVPDTQGRLYTLTLLDMWTDVFATLGKRSTGTAKGNTVIVPPDWNGVLPSGMARIDAPTAHIWAKNLIQTGGPADYPAVHGLQDGFVLTPLAQWNLPAQAQRVKSDPSLNLRIPVREQVESMPTDAYFEYAAELLRKNPPHPTDQPMLAKLRGAGLIAGRPFDFAQLGHPAKQGMRRGLRTARERMTAAAGGTVRSVNGWHQETANLGVYGNSYLRRALTAQAQPGAGLPEDLSVLLLAADSQGAPLDGAHGYTLHFESGQLPPAAALWSLAAYDAQGMPFANPLSRYALGDRDPLRYNADGSLDLRISHAPPAPEEQSNWLPLPAAGPASLLLRVYAPEPALLDGLWTPPALLRDVPPEESVEAPAENTEKTQP from the coding sequence ATGCGCCGCCTTGTTGCCCTGGCCCTGTCTTTCGCCGCTGTCGCCGCGCTGGCGCCGGCCGCGCCCGTCGTGGCGGCGCCCTCCGCCCCGACCCCGGCCGCCGCCGCCACCGAAGCAGCCCACCAGGCGGCGATGGAAGGCTATCTCTACTTCTATCCGCTGGTCACGATGGACCTGACCCGCCGCCAGTTCACCCATCCGTCGCGCGGCGCCGAGGGCGCCCCGGCCAATACCTTCCGGCACGGGCGCGCGCTGCCGCAGCCCGGCGCCGCAACGCCCTGGGCCAATCCCGACATGCTGCGCAGCGCCGCCTGGCTGGACCTGACTTCCGGGCCGGTGGTGCTGTCAGTGCCGGATACCCAGGGCCGGCTCTACACGCTGACGCTGCTGGACATGTGGACCGACGTGTTCGCCACGCTGGGCAAGCGCAGCACCGGCACGGCCAAGGGCAATACCGTGATCGTGCCCCCGGACTGGAACGGCGTGCTGCCCTCTGGCATGGCGCGCATCGACGCGCCTACCGCCCATATCTGGGCCAAGAACCTGATCCAGACGGGCGGGCCAGCGGACTACCCCGCAGTCCACGGCTTGCAGGACGGCTTCGTGCTGACGCCGCTGGCGCAATGGAATTTGCCCGCGCAGGCGCAGCGGGTGAAATCCGATCCTTCCCTGAATCTGCGGATCCCCGTGCGCGAGCAGGTTGAATCCATGCCGACCGACGCCTACTTCGAGTACGCGGCCGAGCTGCTGCGCAAGAATCCGCCGCATCCCACCGACCAGCCAATGCTGGCCAAGCTGCGCGGTGCGGGTCTCATCGCCGGCCGGCCGTTCGACTTCGCTCAACTCGGCCACCCCGCCAAACAAGGCATGCGCCGCGGCCTGCGAACGGCGCGCGAGCGGATGACGGCCGCTGCCGGCGGCACGGTGCGCAGCGTGAACGGCTGGCACCAGGAAACCGCCAACCTCGGCGTCTACGGCAATTCCTATCTGCGGCGCGCCCTGACGGCGCAAGCGCAGCCGGGCGCGGGCCTGCCCGAAGACCTGAGCGTGCTGCTGCTGGCCGCCGACAGCCAGGGCGCGCCGCTGGATGGCGCGCACGGCTACACGCTGCATTTCGAGAGCGGCCAGTTGCCGCCCGCCGCGGCGCTCTGGTCGCTGGCGGCCTACGATGCGCAAGGCATGCCGTTTGCCAATCCGCTGAGCCGCTACGCGCTGGGCGACCGCGATCCCCTGCGCTACAACGCCGACGGTTCGCTGGACCTGCGCATCAGCCACGCGCCCCCCGCGCCCGAGGAGCAATCCAACTGGCTGCCCCTGCCCGCCGCCGGGCCGGCAAGCCTGCTGCTGCGCGTCTATGCGCCCGAGCCGGCGCTGCTGGATGGATTGTGGACGCCGCCCGCCCTGCTGCGTGACGTGCCGCCCGAAGAATCGGTGGAAGCGCCTGCGGAAAACACTGAAAAGACCCAGCCATGA
- the fdnG gene encoding formate dehydrogenase-N subunit alpha, with translation MVNMNRRQFFKVTGATLAGSSLALLGAAPGTAMAEVRQYKLARMTETRNTCPYCSVACGLLMYGLGDGSKNARASIMHIEGDPDHPVNRGTLCPKGAALIDFIHSPNRLKYPEYRAPGSDKWVRMSWDDALTRITKLMKADRDANFVEKTADGKTVNRWLTTGMLAASASSNEVGYITHKTVRSMGILAFDNQARVUHGPTVAGLAPTFGRGAMTNHWVDIKNADVVLIMGGNAAEAHPCGFKWVTEAKAHNKAKLIVVDPRFTRSASVADFYAPIRTGTDIIFLGGVIKYLLDKDKIQHEYVRNYTDFSFIVREDFAFDAGLYSGYDAEKRTYNKASWDYERGDDGYVKTDPTLAHPRSVYQLLKKHYSRYTEDMVERVCGTPKDKFLKVCEMLASTATTNRAATILYALGWTQHSIGSQIIRTGAMVQLLLGNIGIAGGGMNALRGHSNIQGLTDLGLMSNLLPGYMTLPNEPEQDYGKYIESRTQKPLRPNQLSYWQNYSKFHVSLMKAWWGKSATAENNWAFDYLPKLDKLYDMLQVYELMFQGKMNGYLAQGFNPLAAAPNKAKLNAGFAKLKFLVIMDPLVTETSEFWRNAGEANDVDPSKIQTEVFRLPTTCFAEEDGTLVNSGRWLQWHWKGAEPPGEAKSDIEIMALLFTRLRKMYQDEGGKYPDPIVNLSWPYSNPQNPTAEELAKEYTGKALVELTDPKDPSKVMRKAGEQLAGFAELRDDGSTISGCWIFAGAWGPGGNLMARRDNSDPTGIGQTLNWAWAWPANRRVLYNRASCDLTGKPFDPRRSLVSWNGKFWTGADIPDFKGDENPDGGMGPFIMNPEGVARFFARAGMAEGPFPEHYEPFETPLGYNPLYPKAKGVTSNPAARVFKDDLAAMGTVDKFPYVATTYRLTEHFHYWTKHVRINAILQPEQFVEIGEALAKELGIANGSRVKVSSNRGYIKAVALVTKRLRALTVEGKTVHHVGIPIHWGFVGLAKPGFLTNTLTPFVGDGNSQTPEFKSFLVQVEKA, from the coding sequence ATGGTCAACATGAATCGCCGCCAGTTCTTCAAGGTGACCGGTGCGACGCTGGCAGGCTCCAGCCTGGCTTTGCTGGGGGCTGCCCCCGGCACGGCCATGGCCGAAGTCCGCCAGTACAAGCTTGCGCGCATGACTGAAACGCGCAACACCTGTCCCTACTGTTCGGTCGCCTGTGGACTGCTGATGTACGGCTTGGGCGACGGCTCCAAGAACGCCCGTGCCAGCATCATGCACATCGAAGGCGACCCAGACCACCCCGTCAACCGCGGCACGCTCTGTCCGAAGGGCGCTGCCCTGATCGACTTCATCCATAGCCCCAACCGACTGAAGTACCCGGAATACCGGGCGCCAGGTTCGGACAAGTGGGTACGGATGTCGTGGGACGACGCCCTGACCCGCATCACCAAGCTCATGAAGGCCGACCGCGACGCGAACTTCGTCGAGAAGACCGCGGATGGCAAAACTGTCAACCGGTGGCTGACCACCGGCATGCTGGCGGCCTCGGCAAGCAGCAACGAGGTCGGCTACATCACGCACAAGACCGTGCGCAGCATGGGGATACTGGCATTCGACAACCAAGCCCGTGTCTGACATGGCCCGACGGTGGCAGGTCTTGCCCCGACGTTTGGCCGTGGAGCGATGACGAACCATTGGGTCGACATCAAGAACGCGGACGTAGTACTGATCATGGGCGGCAATGCCGCCGAGGCCCACCCTTGCGGGTTCAAATGGGTCACGGAAGCAAAAGCCCATAACAAGGCGAAGCTGATCGTCGTGGATCCGCGCTTCACGCGCTCGGCATCCGTGGCGGACTTCTACGCGCCCATACGCACCGGCACCGACATCATTTTCCTGGGCGGCGTCATCAAGTATCTGCTGGATAAGGACAAGATCCAGCACGAGTACGTGCGCAACTACACGGACTTTTCCTTCATCGTGCGCGAAGACTTCGCGTTCGACGCAGGCCTGTATTCCGGCTACGACGCCGAGAAGCGCACCTACAACAAGGCCAGCTGGGACTACGAGCGCGGCGACGACGGCTACGTCAAGACCGATCCGACGCTGGCGCACCCGCGCAGCGTCTACCAACTGCTGAAGAAGCACTATTCGCGCTACACCGAGGACATGGTCGAGCGCGTCTGCGGCACGCCCAAGGACAAGTTCCTGAAGGTGTGCGAGATGCTGGCTTCCACCGCCACCACCAACCGCGCCGCGACCATCCTCTACGCGCTGGGCTGGACGCAGCATTCCATCGGTTCGCAGATCATCCGCACCGGCGCCATGGTGCAGCTGCTGCTGGGCAACATCGGCATCGCCGGCGGCGGCATGAATGCGCTGCGCGGGCACTCGAACATCCAGGGCCTGACCGACCTGGGCCTGATGTCGAACCTGCTGCCCGGCTACATGACCTTGCCCAACGAGCCCGAACAGGACTACGGCAAGTACATCGAGTCGCGCACGCAGAAGCCCCTGCGGCCCAACCAGCTGAGCTACTGGCAGAACTACAGCAAGTTCCACGTGAGCCTGATGAAGGCCTGGTGGGGCAAGTCCGCCACGGCCGAAAACAACTGGGCGTTCGATTACCTGCCCAAGCTGGACAAGCTCTACGACATGCTGCAGGTCTACGAGCTCATGTTCCAGGGCAAGATGAACGGCTACCTTGCCCAGGGCTTCAATCCCCTGGCCGCCGCGCCCAACAAGGCCAAGCTGAATGCCGGCTTCGCCAAGCTGAAGTTCCTGGTCATCATGGACCCGCTGGTCACCGAGACCTCCGAGTTCTGGCGCAACGCGGGCGAAGCCAACGATGTGGATCCGTCCAAGATCCAGACCGAGGTCTTCCGCCTGCCGACCACCTGTTTTGCCGAGGAAGACGGCACGCTGGTGAACTCCGGCCGCTGGCTGCAATGGCACTGGAAGGGCGCCGAACCTCCGGGCGAGGCCAAGAGCGACATCGAGATCATGGCGCTGCTGTTCACGCGCCTGCGCAAGATGTACCAGGACGAAGGCGGCAAGTATCCCGACCCCATCGTCAACCTGTCCTGGCCGTATTCCAATCCGCAGAATCCCACTGCGGAAGAGTTGGCCAAGGAATACACGGGCAAGGCGCTAGTGGAACTGACGGATCCCAAGGATCCGTCCAAGGTGATGCGCAAGGCCGGCGAGCAATTGGCCGGCTTTGCGGAGTTGCGCGACGATGGTTCCACCATCAGCGGCTGTTGGATCTTCGCCGGCGCCTGGGGCCCCGGCGGCAACCTGATGGCGCGGCGCGACAACAGCGATCCGACCGGCATAGGCCAGACCCTGAACTGGGCCTGGGCCTGGCCGGCCAATCGCCGCGTCCTGTACAACCGCGCGTCCTGTGACCTGACGGGCAAGCCGTTCGACCCGCGCCGCAGCCTTGTTTCGTGGAACGGCAAGTTCTGGACCGGCGCCGACATCCCCGACTTCAAGGGCGACGAGAACCCCGACGGCGGCATGGGCCCGTTCATCATGAATCCCGAGGGCGTGGCGCGCTTCTTCGCGCGGGCGGGCATGGCCGAAGGGCCGTTCCCCGAACACTACGAACCCTTCGAGACGCCGCTGGGCTACAACCCGCTGTATCCGAAGGCCAAGGGGGTCACCAGCAATCCGGCTGCGCGGGTCTTCAAGGACGACCTGGCCGCGATGGGCACGGTGGACAAGTTCCCCTACGTGGCCACGACCTACCGCCTGACGGAGCACTTCCACTACTGGACCAAGCACGTCCGCATCAACGCGATCCTCCAGCCGGAGCAGTTCGTGGAGATCGGCGAGGCGCTGGCCAAGGAATTGGGCATCGCCAACGGTTCGCGCGTGAAGGTGTCGTCCAACCGCGGCTACATCAAGGCGGTCGCGCTGGTCACCAAGCGCCTGCGTGCGCTGACCGTCGAGGGCAAGACGGTGCATCACGTAGGCATCCCCATCCACTGGGGCTTCGTGGGCCTGGCCAAACCCGGCTTCCTCACCAATACCCTGACGCCGTTCGTGGGCGACGGGAATTCCCAGACGCCGGAATTCAAGTCGTTCCTGGTGCAGGTCGAGAAGGCTTAA
- the fdxH gene encoding formate dehydrogenase subunit beta, which translates to MSMQSLDIKRRSATTTPPPGIREPITGSVAKLIDVSKCIGCKACQSACMEWNDLRDEIGTNVGVYDNPADLTEHSWTVMRFSEYENPQGDLEWLIRKDGCMHCEDPGCLKACPSPGAIIQYTNGIVDFHEENCIGCGYCITGCPFNVPRISKKDHKAYKCTLCSDRVAVGQEPACVKACPTGAIVFGTKEDMTQHAEERIVDLKSRGFDKAGLYDPQGVGGTHVMYVLHHADQPGLYHGLPKDPQISPMVSLWKGLSKPVGVAVMALTALAGFFHYARVGRNEVSEEDERRAEEEVRHE; encoded by the coding sequence ATGTCCATGCAATCCCTAGACATCAAGCGGCGGTCCGCCACCACCACGCCGCCGCCCGGCATCCGCGAGCCCATCACGGGCTCGGTGGCCAAGCTGATCGACGTCTCCAAGTGCATCGGCTGCAAAGCCTGCCAAAGCGCCTGTATGGAATGGAACGATCTGCGCGACGAGATCGGCACCAACGTGGGCGTCTATGACAATCCGGCCGACCTGACCGAGCATTCCTGGACGGTCATGCGCTTCTCCGAATACGAGAATCCGCAAGGCGACCTGGAATGGCTGATCCGCAAGGACGGCTGCATGCACTGCGAGGACCCAGGCTGCCTGAAGGCCTGTCCCTCGCCGGGCGCCATCATCCAGTACACCAACGGCATCGTGGATTTCCACGAAGAGAACTGCATCGGCTGCGGCTACTGCATCACCGGCTGTCCGTTCAACGTGCCGCGCATCTCCAAGAAGGACCACAAGGCGTACAAGTGCACCCTGTGTTCCGACCGCGTGGCCGTCGGCCAGGAACCGGCCTGCGTCAAGGCCTGTCCCACCGGCGCCATCGTCTTCGGCACCAAGGAAGACATGACGCAGCACGCCGAGGAACGGATCGTCGACCTCAAGTCACGCGGCTTCGACAAGGCAGGCTTGTACGACCCGCAGGGCGTGGGCGGCACCCACGTCATGTATGTGCTGCATCACGCCGACCAGCCGGGGCTGTATCACGGGCTGCCCAAGGACCCGCAGATCAGTCCTATGGTTTCGCTATGGAAGGGCCTGTCCAAACCCGTGGGCGTGGCCGTGATGGCCCTGACCGCGCTGGCGGGCTTCTTCCACTACGCCCGCGTTGGCCGCAACGAGGTGTCCGAGGAAGACGAACGCCGTGCCGAAGAGGAGGTGCGCCATGAGTGA
- a CDS encoding formate dehydrogenase subunit gamma, producing the protein MSEDRHYRRIKRYTPGERTNHWIIAFTFILLALSGLALFHPSMYWLTNLFGGGPWTRILHPFIGVVMFACFVVFAGHMWRHNLMTKADRQWMRQLNDVVENREEKLPEVGKYNAGQKLLFYVLILCMLGLFASGIVIWREYFAFYFPIWVVRAASVLHAVSALVLICAIIVHIYAAIWVKGSLTAMLRGYVTAGWAWKHHRAWFREQIRK; encoded by the coding sequence ATGAGTGAAGACCGCCACTACCGCCGGATCAAGCGCTATACGCCGGGCGAACGCACCAACCACTGGATCATCGCTTTCACGTTCATCCTGTTGGCGCTGTCCGGGCTGGCGCTGTTCCATCCGTCCATGTACTGGCTGACCAACCTGTTCGGAGGCGGCCCCTGGACGCGCATCCTGCATCCCTTCATCGGGGTGGTGATGTTCGCCTGCTTCGTCGTGTTCGCCGGCCACATGTGGCGGCACAACCTCATGACGAAGGCCGACCGCCAGTGGATGCGGCAACTGAACGACGTGGTCGAGAACCGCGAGGAAAAGCTGCCCGAAGTCGGCAAGTACAATGCCGGCCAGAAGCTGCTGTTCTATGTGCTGATCCTGTGCATGCTGGGCCTGTTCGCCAGCGGCATCGTGATCTGGCGCGAGTACTTCGCGTTTTATTTCCCGATCTGGGTCGTCCGCGCCGCTTCGGTGCTGCATGCCGTCAGCGCACTGGTGCTGATCTGCGCCATCATCGTGCACATTTACGCGGCGATCTGGGTCAAGGGTTCCTTGACCGCGATGCTGCGCGGGTATGTCACGGCGGGCTGGGCGTGGAAGCATCACCGAGCCTGGTTCCGGGAACAAATCAGAAAATAA
- the fdhE gene encoding formate dehydrogenase accessory protein FdhE, whose protein sequence is MQRILPRGEIEALDHNRIPRVSLPERGSVFAMRAARLRQLAADSPVADYLLLMAHLVDAQHRALQDCAAPEASEERISLAQAHGMPPLQAVGWPRDPLWRGILGQLIDHVAGVKDVPAEAVEVCATLRRALAENPESLEDLAEAVLSEQDQGVDGAAAPFVMAALQVYWTDLASRFDEKQLPVASPFGVCPVCASLPVASVVRVGGQFEGYRYLCCSLCATQWHMVRVKCSHCEDVESVAYQAIEGRTPAIKAETCDHCHTYRKIFYQDKDLQVEPVADDLASLMLDVLVGEAGYSRASGNPLLWHGSEE, encoded by the coding sequence GTGCAGCGAATTCTTCCGCGCGGCGAGATCGAAGCGCTAGACCACAACCGCATCCCCCGTGTCAGCCTGCCGGAACGCGGGTCGGTGTTCGCCATGCGCGCGGCCCGGTTGCGGCAGCTGGCGGCGGACAGCCCGGTAGCCGACTACCTGCTGCTGATGGCGCATCTGGTCGACGCCCAGCACCGCGCCTTGCAGGATTGCGCAGCGCCCGAAGCGTCCGAAGAACGCATTTCGCTGGCGCAGGCGCATGGCATGCCGCCCCTGCAGGCGGTGGGCTGGCCGCGCGATCCCCTGTGGCGCGGCATACTGGGCCAACTGATAGACCACGTGGCCGGCGTCAAGGACGTGCCGGCTGAGGCCGTCGAGGTCTGCGCCACCTTGCGCCGCGCGCTGGCCGAGAACCCGGAGTCGCTGGAGGACTTGGCCGAGGCCGTGCTGTCCGAACAGGACCAGGGCGTCGACGGCGCCGCGGCGCCTTTCGTGATGGCGGCCTTGCAGGTCTATTGGACCGACCTGGCCAGCCGTTTCGATGAAAAGCAGCTGCCGGTGGCCAGTCCCTTCGGCGTCTGTCCGGTGTGCGCCAGCCTGCCGGTGGCCAGCGTGGTGCGCGTGGGCGGGCAGTTCGAAGGCTACCGCTACCTGTGCTGCAGCCTGTGCGCGACCCAATGGCACATGGTGCGGGTGAAGTGTTCGCACTGCGAAGACGTGGAGTCGGTGGCCTACCAGGCCATCGAAGGCCGCACGCCCGCCATCAAGGCCGAAACCTGCGACCACTGCCATACCTACCGCAAGATCTTCTACCAGGACAAGGACCTGCAGGTGGAGCCCGTGGCCGACGACCTGGCCAGCCTGATGCTGGACGTGCTGGTCGGCGAGGCCGGCTATTCGCGGGCCAGCGGCAATCCGCTGCTGTGGCACGGATCGGAGGAATAG